A part of Antechinus flavipes isolate AdamAnt ecotype Samford, QLD, Australia chromosome 6, AdamAnt_v2, whole genome shotgun sequence genomic DNA contains:
- the C6H20orf141 gene encoding uncharacterized protein C20orf141 homolog isoform X1 translates to MLRTGSWQEYPPLQLPGRGCAPGIPVNTDRMGPAGGRSLEAGEGPEILEGHGAPLRSSLTFLDGALGLGILGLGARLVLALAGPAMMLLLLFLMLSFLTFDLLHGPQDLPLPQRPTFRPLGPGGSGEGPRLQEPLLPPVLSQILDGFLLFTGLGLIFGALMPFSIFSLIVSLQALA, encoded by the exons ATGCTAAGGACTGGGTCATGGCAGGAATACCCTCCACTCCAGCTTCCAGGGAGAGGCTGTGCACCAGG gATCCCTGTCAATACAGATCGAATGGGTCCAGCTGGGGGCCGGAGCCTGGAAGCTGGGGAGGGTCCTGAGATTTTGGAGGGCCATGGAGCACCTTTGAGGAGTTCACTCACATTCTTGGATGGGGCCCTGGGCCTTGGTATACTCGGACTCGGTGCTCGCCTGGTCCTGGCCCTGGCTGGTCCAGCCATGATGCTCTTGCTACTGTTTCTGATGTTGAGTTTCCTGACTTTTGATCTTTTGCATGG GCCCCAGGACTTGCCTCTGCCTCAAAGACCAACTTTTAGACCCCTTGGTCCAGGAGGGAGTGGTGAAGGCCCCCGCTTGCAAGAACCGCTGCTCCCTCCTGTCCTGAGCCAAATCTTGGATGGATTCCTACTCTTCACAGGCCTAGGCCTCATCTTTGGGGCTCTGATGCCCTTCAGTATCTTTAGCCTTATAGTCAGCCTACAGGCGCTGGCCTGA
- the C6H20orf141 gene encoding uncharacterized protein C20orf141 homolog isoform X2, with translation MGPAGGRSLEAGEGPEILEGHGAPLRSSLTFLDGALGLGILGLGARLVLALAGPAMMLLLLFLMLSFLTFDLLHGPQDLPLPQRPTFRPLGPGGSGEGPRLQEPLLPPVLSQILDGFLLFTGLGLIFGALMPFSIFSLIVSLQALA, from the exons ATGGGTCCAGCTGGGGGCCGGAGCCTGGAAGCTGGGGAGGGTCCTGAGATTTTGGAGGGCCATGGAGCACCTTTGAGGAGTTCACTCACATTCTTGGATGGGGCCCTGGGCCTTGGTATACTCGGACTCGGTGCTCGCCTGGTCCTGGCCCTGGCTGGTCCAGCCATGATGCTCTTGCTACTGTTTCTGATGTTGAGTTTCCTGACTTTTGATCTTTTGCATGG GCCCCAGGACTTGCCTCTGCCTCAAAGACCAACTTTTAGACCCCTTGGTCCAGGAGGGAGTGGTGAAGGCCCCCGCTTGCAAGAACCGCTGCTCCCTCCTGTCCTGAGCCAAATCTTGGATGGATTCCTACTCTTCACAGGCCTAGGCCTCATCTTTGGGGCTCTGATGCCCTTCAGTATCTTTAGCCTTATAGTCAGCCTACAGGCGCTGGCCTGA